The segment CCCTCGCCGCGGGCTCGCAGTCCGAAGGCGACGTTGTCCAGGGCGGAGAGGTGCGGGAAGAGCAGCTGTCCCTGGAACACCAGCCCGACCCGGCGCTCGCGGACCGGCAGGGCGAGCAGGTCGGTGTCGCCGAGGTGCGCGCTGCCCTCGACGTCGACGAGGCCGGCGACGGCGTGGAGCAGGGAGCTCTTGCCCGCGCCGTTGGGCCCGATGATGGCCAGGACCTCGCCCGGCTCGGCGGTGAACGTGGCGTCGACGCGGTCGGCGACCCGCAGGTCGGCCACGAGCTGTCGTCCCGGAGCCGTGCTCATGGCGTGCCCAGCCAGTGGTCGCGCAGGGCGACGAGGATGCCGACCGAGACGAGCAGCATGAGAAGGCTCAGCGAGATGGCGGCAGCCTGGTCGGACTGGCGCGTCACGTAGATCAGCGTCGGCATCGTCTGGGTGGTGCCGGGGTAGTTGCCGTTGAAGGTGATGGTCGCGCCGAACTCGCCGAGCGACCGCGCCCACCCGAGGACCGTCCCGGCGATGACGCCCGGCATGGCCAGCGGGACCGTGACCCGGCGGAACGTCGTCCAGCGGGTCGCGCCGAGCGTCGCGGCAGCCTCGTCGTACCTCGGGTCGGCGGAGCGCAGCGCGCCCTCGATGGCGATCACCACGAAGGGCATCGACACGAAGACGTGCGCCAGCACGACGCCGTACGTCGTGAAGGGGAAGGCGAAGCCCGTCCACTCGAGGAGCGGCTCACCGATGACCCCGGTGCGTCCGAAGGCGCTGCGCAGGGCGACGCCGGCGACGACCGGTGGCAGCACCAGCGGCACGGTGACGAGGGCGCGGACGGCGCCGCGGCCGCGGAAGTCGACCCGGGCCAGCAGCCAGGCGAGTGGCAGCCCCAGGAGCAGGCAGAACGCGATGGCCACCGTCGAGGTGACCAGCGACAACCTGAGCGCGTCGCGCGCGGCCGGGGAGGACAGGTGGCCCGGCAGCGCCTGCCAGTCGGCGGCCGCCACCATGGCGACCAGCGGTACGAGCAGGAGGAGCGTGGCGAGGACCGCCGGCACCATCAGGAGTGCCGGTGGTCGCCCGAGGCGGTCGGTCACGGGCTGCCGAAGCCGGCGTCCCCGAGGATCGCCTGCCCCTCCTCCGACGTGACCCACGCGACCCAGTCGGCGGCGAGATCGGCGTCCTCGGACTGCTCGAGCGTCGTGACGAAGTAGGAGGTCAGCTCGTCCTCGGCACCGGGGATCTCCACGGCGTCGACCTCGTCGGCCGCGGCGACTGCGTCGGTCGCATAGACCAGGCCGGCGTCGGCCTCGCCGGAGACGACCTTGTCGAGGGTGGCGCGGACGTCCTCCTCGAGGCTGACCGGCTCGGCGGTGACGCCGTTGGCGTCGAGCACGGCGAGGGCGACCTTGCCGCACGGCACCTCGTCCGAGCACCGCACCCACGTGGTGTCGGCGAGGTCATCGAGCGACTCGATGCCGGCGGGGTTGCCCTTCGGCACCACGATCGTCAGGACGTTGGTCGCGAAGGTCTCCACGTCACCGGTGACGCCCGCGTCCTCGGCCAGCTGCATCGAGGCTTCGTCGGCGGTGGCCAGGACGTCACCGGGTGCGCCGTCGGCGACCTGCTCGGCGAGATCGGTGCTCGAGCCGAAGGAGAAGACGACGTCGGTGTCGTGCTCCTCCTCGAACGGCGTGGCGAGCTCGTCGAAGACGTCGGTCAACGAGGCGGCGGCGAGCACGGTGAGCTCGCCACCTCCACCGCCACCTTCCGCGGCCTCCCCGTCGTCACCACCCCCGCATGCGGCGAGGGGGAGCAGCAGCACCAGGACGGCGAGCTTCTTCACTTCGGTACCTCCACGACGACGTTGGTGGACTTCACGCTCGCGATGGCACGCACGCCCGGCTCGAGGCCGAGCTCGTCGGCGGCGTCGGTGCTCATCAGCGACACCACCCGGTAGGGGCCGCAGATCATCTCCACCTGGGCCATCACGGGGTCGCGCTTGACGCGGGTGACGATGCCGCTCATCCGGTTGCGCGCGCTGACCGTCCCGGCTCGGGTGCGGTCCCGCTCGGCGATCTCGCCCGACTCCACGAGGTGCTCGGCCAGCTCGGCCAGGTCGCGTCCCGCCACCGTCGTACGCCCCCCGTCGTGGGTCGCGGGCAGCCGGCCGGCGTCCACCCAGCGGCGTACGGTGTCGTCGCTGACGGCCAGGATCTCAGCCGCCTCCGCGATTCGGTAGGTGATCACGCCTGGAGTATGCCGCACCTGCGGCTGGTTGCGCCCGATTGTCCCGCACCTGCGGTTGCTTGTCGCGGATTCGAGCCGGTTGTAACGCCGGGTTAGTGCGACTACCCACTGGGGTGCACCACCGTGGGTAGTGCCCCTAACCCGGCGTTACAGCGCTTCGGGACGGCTGGGAGGATGGCCCGCGTGAGTGGGCAGGGACAGCCGAGCCGTTACACGCGCTCGTTCAACGGGATGACCGGCGCCCTGATCGTCACGGTGCTGGCGGTGCTGGCGTTCGTCGCGTGGCGCGGGCTGTGGCGCAGCGACGTGGACAACGAGCCGGAGGCCGTGGACTGGCAGGCGCGCGTCGAGCTCGCGCAGCAGGCAGACCTCCGGGTCGTCCACCCCCGCGAGCTGCCGGCCGGGTGGACGGCCACCAGCACCGAGCTCGCTGCCGGCGACGACCCGCGGTGGAGCCTCGGCGTGCTCACCGACGACGGTCGCTTCGTCGGGATCCGGCAGCAGGACACGTCGGTCACCGACCTGGTCGAGCTCTACGTCGACGAGGACGCCGAGGCCGGCCCCGACGCCACCGTGGCGTCCGACATCACCGACACCTGGCAGACCTGGTCCGACGACGGTGGCGACGTGGGCTACTCCACCGAGCTCGGCGACGAGGCGCTCCTCGTCTACGGCTCGGCCCCGGCCGAGGACATCGAGACGTACCTCGGGCTGCTGACGCGATAGCTGCACCGACTCGAGCGGTGGCGGAGCCACATTCCAAGGATTCGGAATGTGGGTGGGTCACCGCTGCCCGGCTCGTACGGCGTGGCGCGGGCGCGAGCGGTGCGTGACCCACATTCGTCGTCGACGGAATGTGGGTGGGCCACCGCTCGGGGAGCGAGGGCCGGTCAGTCGTCGGCGTCGGCGTCGGCGCCCATCGCGTCGTCGAGGCGCTTGCGGGCACCGTCGAGCCACTGCTGGCAGACCTTGGCGAGCGCCTCGCCCCGCTCCCAGAGCGCGAGCGACTCCTCGAGGGTGGTGCCGCCGGCCTCGAGGGTGCGGACGACCTCGATGAGCTCCTCGCGGGCCTCTTCGTAGCTGGGCTGCTCCGTTGTGGCGTCACTCATCGGGGTCCTCCTCGACCAGGGTGGCTTCTTCGATGCGGTCTGTCGTGGCGTGGATGCGTCCGTCGGCGACCCGGACGGAGACGGCGGCGCCCGCCGCAGCCTGGGCGACGGACGTGACGACGTGGCCGTCGGCGTCCTGGAGCACGGCGTAGCCACGCTGCAGCGTGGCGAGCGGCGAGAGCGCCTGCGCCCGGGCGCGCTGGTGGCCGATGTCGTCGGCGGCCCGGTCGAGGCGGTGCGAGAGCGTACGACGGGCGCGCGCGAGCAGGTCGTCGAGCTCGTCGGAGCGGGCGCCGAGCAGGTTGCGGGGGTCGGCCATGGCCGGGCGTGAGCGCACCTGGGCCAGCCACTCCTGCTCGCGCGCGATGCGCTGCGTGATGACCTGGCGGAGCCGGTCGCGCGCCCACGTCACGCCCTGGACCTCCTCGGCCATGTCGGGCACGACGAGCTTGGCGGCGTCGGTGGGGGTGGAGGCGCGGACGTCGGCGACGAGGTCGAGCAGCGGCTGGTCGGGCTCGTGGCCGATCGCGGACACGACCGGCGTACGCATCTGGTGCACCGCCCTGATGAGCGCCTCGTCGGAGAACGGCAGCAGGTCCTCGATCGAGCCGCCGCCACGCGCGACCACGACGACGTCGACGTCGGCGTTGCGCTCGAGCCGGTCGAGGGCCTCCATCACCTCGCTCGCCGAGCGGGTGCCCTGCATGGCGGCGTAGGCCACCTCGAACTGCACGGCAGGCCACCGGCGGCGCGCGTTGTCGAGGACATCGCGCTCGGCGGCGCTGTTGGGCGCGGTCACCAGGCCGACCCGGCCGGGGAGGAACGGCAGGTCGCGCTTGAGCTCGGGGGCGAACAGGCCCTCCGCGGCGAGCAGCTGGCGGCGGCGCTCGAGCCGTGCGAGCAGCTCGCCGAGCCCGACCATGCGGATCTCGCGGGCAGCCAGCGAGAACGACCCGCGGTTGGCGTAGAAGCTGGGCCGGGCGTGCACGACGACACTGGCCCCCTCGACGAGGGGCGGGTTCATCGAGTCGACGAGCGAGCGGGAGCACGTCAGGGTGACCGAGATGTCGGCGACCGTGTCGCGGAGCGTCATGAAGACGGTCTGCATCCCGGGGCGCCGGTTGACCTGCGCGATCTGTCCCTCGACCCAGACGCCGCCGAGCTTGTCGATCCACTGCGAGACGGCGTTGGCGACGGCCCGCACCGGGGCCGGCGACTCGGCCGTGGCATCGCGGAGTGAGGGCACGCGGCGAGGATAGGGGAGGGCGCGGACACGCCCGTAGACTCGGGCCCATGAGCACCGACCTCGGCCTTCCTCAGGTCCTCGACCCCGAGACCGCCAAGAACGTCCTGCTCGCGGCCCCCCGCGGCTACTGCGCCGGCGTGGACCGCGCCGTGATCACGGTCGAGAAGGCACTCGACCTCTACGGCGCCCCGGTCTACGTCCGCAAGCAGATCGTGCACAACAAGCACGTGGTGGCCAACCTCGAGTCGCGCGGGGCGATCTTCGTCGAGGAGCTCGACGAGGTGCCCGAGGGGCGGACGGTGGTCTTCTCCGCCCACGGCGTCTCGCCGGCGGTCCACGCGCAGGCGTCCGAGCGCGGTCTCAAGACCATCGACGCCACCTGCCCGCTGGTGACGAAGGTCCACCACGAGGCGAAGCGCTTCGCCTCCGACGACTACGACATCCTCCTCATCGGCCACGCCGGCCACGAGGAGGTCGAGGGCACGGCGGGTGAGGCGCCCGACCACATCCAGCTCGTCGAGAGCCCGGCCGACGTCGCGCGCATCGAGGTCCGCGACCCCGCCAAGGTGGCCTGGCTCTCGCAGACCACGCTCAGCGTCGACGAGACCCTCGAGACGGTCGCGGCGATCCGGGAGAAGTTCCCGCTGCTCCTCGACCCGCCGAGCGACGACATCTGCTACGCCACCCAGAACCGCCAGCTCGCGGTCAAGGAGATCTCCTCGGCCGCCGACCTGGTGATCGTGGTCGGCTCGCGCAACTCCTCCAACTCCGTGCGGCTGGTCGAGGTGGCCCTCGAGGCCGGCGCCAAGGCGTCGTACCTCGTCGACGACCACACCGAGATCGACGAGGCCTGGCTCGACGGCGTCGAGACCGTGTCGGTCACCTCCGGCGCGTCGGTGCCCGAGGACCTCGTCGAGGGCGTGCTCGCCTTCCTCTCCGAGCGTGGCTACCCCGACGCCCGTGCCGTGCACTCGGCCGAGGAGTCGCTGATCTTCGCGCTGCCGCCGGAGCTGCGCCGCGACCTCCGCGCCGCACAGAAGGCCTGAGCAGTGGCCCGCTACCTCGACATCCACCCGGACAACCCGCAGCCGCGGCTCGTCTCCCAGGTCGTCGAGGCGCTGCGTGACGACCAGCTCATCGCCTACCCGACCGACTCCGGCTATGCGCTCGGCGCCCAGCTC is part of the Nocardioides cavernae genome and harbors:
- a CDS encoding ABC transporter permease, with translation MTDRLGRPPALLMVPAVLATLLLLVPLVAMVAAADWQALPGHLSSPAARDALRLSLVTSTVAIAFCLLLGLPLAWLLARVDFRGRGAVRALVTVPLVLPPVVAGVALRSAFGRTGVIGEPLLEWTGFAFPFTTYGVVLAHVFVSMPFVVIAIEGALRSADPRYDEAAATLGATRWTTFRRVTVPLAMPGVIAGTVLGWARSLGEFGATITFNGNYPGTTQTMPTLIYVTRQSDQAAAISLSLLMLLVSVGILVALRDHWLGTP
- the modA gene encoding molybdate ABC transporter substrate-binding protein, which produces MKKLAVLVLLLPLAACGGGDDGEAAEGGGGGGELTVLAAASLTDVFDELATPFEEEHDTDVVFSFGSSTDLAEQVADGAPGDVLATADEASMQLAEDAGVTGDVETFATNVLTIVVPKGNPAGIESLDDLADTTWVRCSDEVPCGKVALAVLDANGVTAEPVSLEEDVRATLDKVVSGEADAGLVYATDAVAAADEVDAVEIPGAEDELTSYFVTTLEQSEDADLAADWVAWVTSEEGQAILGDAGFGSP
- a CDS encoding TOBE domain-containing protein — translated: MITYRIAEAAEILAVSDDTVRRWVDAGRLPATHDGGRTTVAGRDLAELAEHLVESGEIAERDRTRAGTVSARNRMSGIVTRVKRDPVMAQVEMICGPYRVVSLMSTDAADELGLEPGVRAIASVKSTNVVVEVPK
- a CDS encoding DUF4245 domain-containing protein, producing MSGQGQPSRYTRSFNGMTGALIVTVLAVLAFVAWRGLWRSDVDNEPEAVDWQARVELAQQADLRVVHPRELPAGWTATSTELAAGDDPRWSLGVLTDDGRFVGIRQQDTSVTDLVELYVDEDAEAGPDATVASDITDTWQTWSDDGGDVGYSTELGDEALLVYGSAPAEDIETYLGLLTR
- a CDS encoding exodeoxyribonuclease VII small subunit, encoding MSDATTEQPSYEEAREELIEVVRTLEAGGTTLEESLALWERGEALAKVCQQWLDGARKRLDDAMGADADADD
- the xseA gene encoding exodeoxyribonuclease VII large subunit; the encoded protein is MPSLRDATAESPAPVRAVANAVSQWIDKLGGVWVEGQIAQVNRRPGMQTVFMTLRDTVADISVTLTCSRSLVDSMNPPLVEGASVVVHARPSFYANRGSFSLAAREIRMVGLGELLARLERRRQLLAAEGLFAPELKRDLPFLPGRVGLVTAPNSAAERDVLDNARRRWPAVQFEVAYAAMQGTRSASEVMEALDRLERNADVDVVVVARGGGSIEDLLPFSDEALIRAVHQMRTPVVSAIGHEPDQPLLDLVADVRASTPTDAAKLVVPDMAEEVQGVTWARDRLRQVITQRIAREQEWLAQVRSRPAMADPRNLLGARSDELDDLLARARRTLSHRLDRAADDIGHQRARAQALSPLATLQRGYAVLQDADGHVVTSVAQAAAGAAVSVRVADGRIHATTDRIEEATLVEEDPDE
- a CDS encoding 4-hydroxy-3-methylbut-2-enyl diphosphate reductase; translated protein: MSTDLGLPQVLDPETAKNVLLAAPRGYCAGVDRAVITVEKALDLYGAPVYVRKQIVHNKHVVANLESRGAIFVEELDEVPEGRTVVFSAHGVSPAVHAQASERGLKTIDATCPLVTKVHHEAKRFASDDYDILLIGHAGHEEVEGTAGEAPDHIQLVESPADVARIEVRDPAKVAWLSQTTLSVDETLETVAAIREKFPLLLDPPSDDICYATQNRQLAVKEISSAADLVIVVGSRNSSNSVRLVEVALEAGAKASYLVDDHTEIDEAWLDGVETVSVTSGASVPEDLVEGVLAFLSERGYPDARAVHSAEESLIFALPPELRRDLRAAQKA